Part of the Arthrobacter sp. MMS18-M83 genome is shown below.
ACGGAGCAGATCCGCATCCTCGGCAGTACAGCCACCCACGGCAACTGCCATCTGCATGAGCTGCTCCTGGAACAAGGGGACACCCAAAGTCCGTTCAAGGACCGGCTCCAACAGCGGATGAAGATACGTGATGTCTTCCTTGCCTGCACGGCGGCGGATGTACGGGTGGACGGCGCCACCCTGGACGGGGCCCGGGCGGATCAGCGCGATCTCTACCACCAGATCGTAGAATTTCCTCGGCTTCAGACGTGGCAGCGTGCTGATCTGGGCCCGGGATTCCACCTGGAACACCCCGATCGAGTCGGCCCGGCAGAGCATGTCGTAGACAGCCGGTTCTTCACGCGGAATACCCTCGATGGTCCAGCGTTCGCCGAAATGCTTGTCGATTAAATCAAAGGAGTACTGCAGGGCGGCGAGCATGCCCAAGCCGAGAAGGTCGAATTTGACCAGGCCCATCCATTCGCAATCGTCCTTGTCCCATTGCAGAACCGTGCGGTTTTCCATCCGGGCACGCTCGATGGGAACCACCTCGCCAACGGGCCGTTCGGTGAGCACCATCCCGCCGGAGTGGATGCCCAGATGGCGGGGGAATCCCAGTATCTGGTCAGCAAGCTCCAGGACCGGGGCGGGGATGTTATTGGTCTTGCCCTCGCTGAGATCGCCCCAGTGATCGAGCCGTTTAGACCAAGCGTCCTGCTGGCCCTGGCTGTAGCCGAGCGCCTTGGCTATGTCGCGGACAGCGTTCTTCGGGCGGTAGCTGATGACGTTCGCTACCTGGGCTGCGTTGAACCGTCCGTATTTGCCGTAGACGTATTGGATCACTTCTTCGCGCCGGTCCGAGTCGAAATCGACGTCGATGTCCGGTTCTTCCTCGCGGAGGCTGGAGAGGAAACGCTCGAACGGAAGGTTGTAGAAAATACTGTCGACGGCGGTGATCCCCAGCGCATAGCAGACGGCAGAGTTCGCCGCGGATCCTCTGCCCTGGCAAAGGATCCCTCGGGAGCGGGCAAACTGCACGATGTCGTGCACAATCAGGAAATATCCGGGGAAGTTCTTCGCCTCGATCACTGCGAGTTCCTGCTCGATCCGGCTATGGACCCGTTCGTCGGCATCCGGGTACTTTTCCTTGATACCTTCGTCGACGAGGTGCCGGAGCCAAGTGATAAGACTGTGCCCTGCAGGAACATCGAGCTTGGGGAGCTTCGGACGGGCGGCCCGTAACTGGAACGCAAGCTGGTCAGCGATCTCGACAGTCCGTTCCACCGCGCCGGGGTAGCGGGCGAACCTCGTCGCCATTTCGGAACCGCTCCGTAGATGGGCGCCGTTGTTTGCGGGTAGCCACCCGTCCAGTTCCTCCAGGCTGCGGCGTGCCCTGACAGCTGCCATGGCTGTGGCCAGCGGGTATCCCTCCGGAGCGGCATAATGCACTGCGTTGCTGGCGATGAAAGGTATGCCCGCACGCTTGGCAATACGGACGAGGGCGTCGTTATGGCTGCTGTCTAGGGGGTTCCCATGGTCGAAGAGCTCCACAACCACATTTCCTCGTCCGAATCTTTCGATCAACGCATCCACTTCCCGTGCAGCGGCATGCTCGCCATCGCTGAGGAGGGCTCTCCGGACTGAGCCTTTGCGGCATCCGGTCAGCACCAGGCAATGGTCTTTGAGGGCGTGCGCCAGGGTGTCGAGATCGTAGATGGGGTGGCCCTTTTCCGCATCAGCAGCCAGATGTGCGGTGGTCATCGCTCCTGCCAGCCGGTGGTATCCCTCTTCCTTGCGCGCGAGGACGAGCAAATGGTCACCTTCAGGATCGGCTTCTCCCTGCTGGGGTTTGCTGAGTCCGAGTGACAGCTCAGCGCCGAACACTGTCTTCAGCTCGTAGGCTTCGGCGGCTTCCGCCATTCGCACGATCCCGTAGAAGCCGTCATGATCGGTCAGCGCGAGGGCATGGAGGCCCAGCCGGACTGCTTCCTCAACCAATTTCTCGGGTGAGGAGGCGCCGTCCAGGAAACTGTAATGCGAATGGGCGTGCAGTTCGGCATAAGGCACGACGGCGGTACCCGCCCGCGATGCGGTCCTTGCGGGCTCGAGGGGGACCGGACGGTAAGGCCCGCGTTTCCTTGACCAGGCGGGGCTGTCACCACCGTCCCCTTTGGTCTTGTGGGTGTCCTGCCCGCGCCGGTCTGACAGCGTGCGTTCGAACTCCGACCATGGGATTGACGGGTTGTTCCAAGCCATCTTTGTCTTCCTGCCTAAAGTTGTGTCCTACCCGGCTGTTCAGTCGTAGCGGGCCTCTGCCCACCAGTTCTGCTCGTCCAGGAGAAGGAGCCAGGCTTCTCCGTTGCCGTCCACAAGCTGGAACCGGTCCGCTTCAAGGCGGTGGTCGGCGTCCCACCATCTCTGTCTAAGCGGCCAGGGGCCGGCCCACTGAGCCACCAGTCGTCGTCGTGCAGGGTCTCCGCTGGGGCAGAACCACATTGGTGGGGCAAGCAATCCGCCTCGATGGTCCGTACGGACCTTTTCCTTGTTTGCATCAAGCAGCAGGACCGGGATGAGGGAAGCGAACACCGTGGCGGGCTGTGGGTCTGGAATCCTGCCGGGCCATGGCCTGGAGGCCAAGGCGGCCGTTCCCGGGGGCAAGGCATCCCCCCAAGGAACCAAACGACGCCGCTCCGTCAACAACCGACCTCCCGAGATCGCAGGCACTACTACGGCTTCATGCCCCAGCATGCTTTGGATCCGGCTGAGTCCGTGGTGAATCTGCTCCTCGGCTCCATCCCCGAACAGAGCGCGCCCATGATGGGCGATGGAATCCACCCGGACAGGGACGAACTCCACCCCGATGACCGGTGAGGATAGCCCGGCGCCGGATGTGCCGCCGTCGGGCATTCCGCTGTTGGCCGTTGTGCTGCTGGCTACAGGGGGCTGCGACTGAAGTTGCCAACGCACCCTGTCCACGACGTCGCTGGCTGTGAAATGGCGGGGGTGTCCCCACGTACGTTCGGATCGGCTGCCTGCTTCGTCAGTGATCAGAACCTTTAGCTCCGTACAAACCAGCCCTTCAGTCTGGAGTCCGGCCACGAAGGTGTCGGCAGTGGCGCGGAGTTGGAACGCGAGTTGGTCAACCCGGTCCAGGCCTGGTTCGAACTCCGCCCGTTGATCCAGTTTCCGTGGGGGCGTCCGGGGGATCACCCTGCGAGGGTCCTGGCCGCTTGCCAAAGCATGCGCAGTGATTCCCGCAGCACCGAAACGGGCACGGACATCTGCAACCGGGAGGTTCGCGAAACTCCCCAAAGTGAGAATGCCAAGGCGTTTGAGCAAGGAAGCCAGCTTCGGCTGTCCCAGTACCTCCACCGGAAATGGACTCAGGAAATCCCGGGATGAGCCTGGCTGCAGCACAAGAAGGGGGAGAGCTCGCTGGTGCTCCGGGCTGCCTGTTCGGCGGCAAACACGGAGTCTGCGATCCCCACCCTGGCCTCCACGCCGAGGCGGTCGGCCGATTCAAGTACGGCGCCGGCGGCCGCTTCCTCACTGCCGTAATATCTGGCGGCCCCCCGGGCCCGGATAGCGCATAAGCCCGGTCGGAGTACTTCCACGCCAGGAGTCCGTTCCTCAAGCGAGGAAAGCACAGGTTCGAATTCCCGTGCATCCCGCACCGGATCAACAACGCATACCACTAAGCCGGTACAACGGGTCTGCGCTTCCCGCAGCCGCAAGCCCCGGACGACTCCTTCTGCCCGGGCTTCCGCGGAGCAGGCAGCTATCACCCCTTTGCCGATGACTGCCGCCGGCATGTCCGGGGGCAGGGCATCTGCCAAGCGGGCGGCGACAAGCGGCCAATCCGGGAACCATGTCACCAGCGCGCGTACCGGTGTTTCAACCCGTACCAGCATCATGCTCCAATCCGATGACTGGACAGATCTACCGGGCCGCTGTCCGCAAGATCCACGGATGCCCTGCGGGAACTACCCCGGAGAGCCACTTCGAGCTCAAGCTCCTGCTTGGCGAAATGTCCATGGCCCTGCCCGAGCCCCGCCCACTCATATCCATTCACCTGCAAGACGGCTTCACTCTGTGGCCATGGTCCCAGGACAATCAGGACGGAACTCCGCTCGCGGAGCCTGGCTCCCAAGCGGGCAGCCTCTGCCGGTGCGACCCTTTCCGGGGCGCATGCAAGCACCACCGAGAGTACGTCCGCCAAGGCAGCGATCACCGGTGTCCAGCTAGCCCCGGGGTCAGGCACCAGCACCAGCCGATCAAGCGCAATGCCGAAACCTGCTGCCGCCTCGATCCCGAAGTCAGGAAGCCCTGCCACTCCGCACCACGAGCCATTGCGTGAGGGGCCAGCCAACAAGGCCATTGCCAGTGACATGGATCCCTGTACGGAATATGCCGCACCCGGGCGAAGTCCTCCCGGTAGAAGCCGACTGAGTGAGGGGAGTACGGGCAGGGAGCGTTCGTTGCCGCGCTTGCCCTGCATAAGGTGGATTTTCGCCTGCAAGTCATCGCGCAGCAAAGCTGGCGAGGCGGAAGTCAGGCGAGAAGACATGGTTCAATTTTCGAACATATATTCGAATGAGTCAATTGCTCAGGATTCCGACCCACGGCCGGCTCGATGGCGCCAGCTTTGGGGCGCCTGCCGTGGCCGGCACGGCGGTGTGGCCGGTCAGCTGTGCTCAGCGAAAGACCCTGTGCCTCAGACGGTAGTCTCGGGAGCGATGGAAAATCTCGGCGGCACCGTACTGACAGCGGCTGGAGCGTTTGCCGCGACAAACCTTGATGACCTCCTGGTTTTGTCGGTTCTCTTCCTGTCAGCCAGGACGCGGAGGGTGCCTGGATACTGGAGAATCTGGGTAGGCCAGTACATCGGCATCGGAATACTGACGGTCGTGGCGGCTGCGGCAGCCTGGGCGCTCACTCCTGTCCCGGTGGAATGGGTGGGTCTCCTCGGCTTGGTGCCGCTTGTTTTGGGCTGCTACGCCCTGTTCCAGGTTGCCCGCCCGTCCGGAGATCCACCGAAGCCCCGGTCACTGACGCTGCCCGTGGTTGTCGCTGTGACTGTAGCCAACGGTGGAGACAACATTTCCGTGTACATACCGCTATTTCGCTCGCTGGGGCCCGCTGCTATGGTCACGACAGGACTGACTTTCGGGGTGATGGTGGCGGTGTGGTGTGCCGCCGGCTATTGGCTGACGGCACACCCGAAGGTCGGTGCCCTCTGCCGCCGGGCCGGGAACTGGGTCATCCCAGTGGTGTACATCGCTCTCGGGGGCACCATCATTGTCCGCTCCGGAGTCTTTGCGTTGCTGTTCCAGGGATAATCGGCAAGCCTTAGCAAAGGACGGCGCGGCTCTCCGGCTTCCTGGGATGCCTGGAAGCTGCATTACACGCAGGATTCTCCCATTCCGAAGTGATATGACTGCGGGTGGGCTTCAACCGGAAGTGCGCAGGAGGATTGACAGGGTATGTTCCGAAGTTGGTTTGTTGTGGGCGCATTGCTGCTGCTTTTCGGGGCGGCGGCCGTGTTGGGTTTCGGAGCCATCTTCCGGGCCAAAAGCGTCGCTGCCCGAATTGAGGCGGCCGCCGCGGGGGTCTTGGCCGCGATCATGGTGGCGGTGGGGCTTGGATGGGCGCCGTTTGCCGTCGTGCCGTTAGGGGTAGCGATTGGCGTTGTCTTCCTTTCGTTCGCTGTGAGAATTGCGTACCAAGGGAAAGGGCCCGGCGAGACCGGGCGATTGTCGGCGGTCTATGGCGCACTGGTGACGGCCCTTTCGGGCTGGGTGCTGCTTTCCGCGGCGAGTGGAACCGGATCCGCGTCGGATCATCCAGGGCACGAACTGGGCACCATCCTTGTTGACATCA
Proteins encoded:
- a CDS encoding error-prone DNA polymerase → MAWNNPSIPWSEFERTLSDRRGQDTHKTKGDGGDSPAWSRKRGPYRPVPLEPARTASRAGTAVVPYAELHAHSHYSFLDGASSPEKLVEEAVRLGLHALALTDHDGFYGIVRMAEAAEAYELKTVFGAELSLGLSKPQQGEADPEGDHLLVLARKEEGYHRLAGAMTTAHLAADAEKGHPIYDLDTLAHALKDHCLVLTGCRKGSVRRALLSDGEHAAAREVDALIERFGRGNVVVELFDHGNPLDSSHNDALVRIAKRAGIPFIASNAVHYAAPEGYPLATAMAAVRARRSLEELDGWLPANNGAHLRSGSEMATRFARYPGAVERTVEIADQLAFQLRAARPKLPKLDVPAGHSLITWLRHLVDEGIKEKYPDADERVHSRIEQELAVIEAKNFPGYFLIVHDIVQFARSRGILCQGRGSAANSAVCYALGITAVDSIFYNLPFERFLSSLREEEPDIDVDFDSDRREEVIQYVYGKYGRFNAAQVANVISYRPKNAVRDIAKALGYSQGQQDAWSKRLDHWGDLSEGKTNNIPAPVLELADQILGFPRHLGIHSGGMVLTERPVGEVVPIERARMENRTVLQWDKDDCEWMGLVKFDLLGLGMLAALQYSFDLIDKHFGERWTIEGIPREEPAVYDMLCRADSIGVFQVESRAQISTLPRLKPRKFYDLVVEIALIRPGPVQGGAVHPYIRRRAGKEDITYLHPLLEPVLERTLGVPLFQEQLMQMAVAVGGCTAEDADLLRRAMGSKRGREKIESLEAKLYAGMAANGISRDDADAIYAKIQAFANFGFAESHSLSFAVLVYASSWLKLHYPGAFLAALLRAQPMGFYSPQTLVADARRHEVHVLRPDVLHSLAEATLEVLDETTETELGQVGGMDSCLDFHQPEIGLFQQDQPREDHLHRRDGSHAVRLGLDGVTSIGTEVAKRIVAEREEHGPYRDMADLSRRAGLSADQLEALASAGALDSLGMNRREALWQAGDAALEREGQLPGTHVAIQPPLLPELSPQENVAYDMWATGISTDDHPMRHARNGLDSRGVLRVDRLSQVETGTRVEVAGVVTHRQRPQTAQGITFVNLEDESGILNVICSVGLWKRHRRVARESSALIIRGFLERSPEGVTNLVADKLEPLVLTVRSNSRDFR
- a CDS encoding Y-family DNA polymerase, with protein sequence MMLVRVETPVRALVTWFPDWPLVAARLADALPPDMPAAVIGKGVIAACSAEARAEGVVRGLRLREAQTRCTGLVVCVVDPVRDAREFEPVLSSLEERTPGVEVLRPGLCAIRARGAARYYGSEEAAAGAVLESADRLGVEARVGIADSVFAAEQAARSTSELSPFLCCSQAHPGIS
- a CDS encoding cadmium resistance transporter produces the protein MPQTVVSGAMENLGGTVLTAAGAFAATNLDDLLVLSVLFLSARTRRVPGYWRIWVGQYIGIGILTVVAAAAAWALTPVPVEWVGLLGLVPLVLGCYALFQVARPSGDPPKPRSLTLPVVVAVTVANGGDNISVYIPLFRSLGPAAMVTTGLTFGVMVAVWCAAGYWLTAHPKVGALCRRAGNWVIPVVYIALGGTIIVRSGVFALLFQG